In the genome of Marinomonas algicola, the window TTAAGTCTGAATATTCATTTACAACAACAACGGGGACCCCAAGGATACGTCCGAATGTCCTTAACTGCTCGTGCGCGGCAATTCTATAAGTGTCTGTAGTAACAAGCACCACACTACTATTACCATACTTTAAAACATGCTGAGCCGCTATTTTACCGATAGTGGTTGTTTTACCAACACCTGTGGGCCCCATAAAAGCAATACACCCCAGTAACTCACTGGTCTTAACCCTAGTTGGTATATGGTCGGCTAAGTGAGCAAGAACTCTATTCCAGTCATCTTCCCTACCAAGCAAATCAATATCATCTAGCAATCTTGAGATAACATTCTCAGAAATACCTAATCCCTTTAATTTGTCTCGAACTTTCAACAACTCAGGATTCACGGCTTCTTTAACGTCTAGTTTTCTCTGTTGATCCAGCTGGCCCTGTTGAGTTTGAATATTTTTTTGGTTTTGCAATAGAGCTTTGACTTCTCTTAATTCTTGCTCCATTTCCTTAAATTGCTGTTCTTTAACAGAGTTTGTAATAGATAACGACTCTTCAATTTTTGGCTCATCATTACCAGACTCAATAGGGGAAAGCCTAATTTCTTTATCTATAAAAGTAGTCTCGTCATTAGACCTTTGTCTAGCACTTTCGATTCTTTGCTTGTAAGTTAAGCTCGCTTCATCTTCGTGAAGAGGTTTTTTTCTAGGCAATTCAGCGTCTTTATAAGAAGGTCTTTGAGTATTTTTATGACGGCTATCTTCTGGAGCGGCGGACAAACTTGTAGGCAAACTACCGTCGTAATCTAAGGCAGCAACAATTTCAATCTCCCCACTAGGAAGTCGCTGATTAGACAAAATAACAGCATCTGGGCCAACAGCATCACGGACTTTCCGTATTGCTTGGCGCATATCAGGTGCTCGGAACCGCCTTATTTGCATGAAATATCAATTCCTTTGGGTTATTTTGCTTACAAATCCATAGCTTACCCGAAAGAATTAGATAAATATAGATGGATAATTACTTCAATTGGGGGATTTTATTGACCAATTACACCAACAACGGTAATTCTCTTATGATCAGGCACCTCTTGATAAGATAGAACAGCCATCCCAATCGACCCATAGCGCATAAACCGAGCCAGCATAGGCCTAATAGGCGCTGACACTATTAATATTGGCGTATTACCCATGGCCTCTTGCTGTTCAGCAGATTGTCGAAGCGATGTTTGCAATTGCTCTGCCATAGACGGTTCAAGAATCAAAGCCTCTTCATTCTTAACACCTGCCTGCTGACTTTGCTGAACGGTTTGCATTAACATTTTTTCCAATTGAGGCTCTAACGTTAACACTGGCACTTCATCCACACCATCAGCAAGCGTCTGAATAATCAACCTAGATAAGGACATTCTAACAGCTGAGGTAAGAATCATAGGATCCATAGTTTTTGGTTGGACACCCATAATAGATTCAGCAATGGTGCGCATATCTCTCAAAGGAACCCCTTCGACTAATAAATTTTGCAATACTTTTAGTAGCACGCTTACTGGTATGGTATTTGGAACCAACTCTTCTGCTAGTTTCGGGTTATGTTGCTTTAACAACCCTAATAGCTGTTGCACCTCATCATGCCCAATTAGTTCATATGAATGCTTGTGCATTATTTGATTTATATGAGTGGCTACAACCGTACTTACGTCTACTACTGTATACCCAAAAGTTTGCGCTTGATCTCTCTTTTTTGTGTCGATCCATACAGCATCTAAGCCAAATGAAGGGTCCTTTCCTGGAATACCATCTAACTTGCCAAAAACTTGACCAGGATCAATGGCGAGGTCTTTGTCTGGATGCACCTCGGCTTCTGCTAAACTCACTCCCATCAAGGTAACTCGATAAGCATTTGGCATAAGATCCAAATTATCTCGAATATGAACACTTGGAACCAAAAAACCCAAGTCTTGCGACAACTTTCTTCTCACGCCTTTAATTCTCGATAAAAGTTCACCTCCTTGTGTTTTATCTACTAAAGGAATGAGTCTGTAACCCACTTCAAGGCCTAACATATCTACAGGAGCCACATCTTCCCAGCTAAGATCTTTGGTCGCTTCAGTCGGTGCTGGAGCCTCACCTGATTTTGATTGAGCGGGTTTTACACCTGTTTTTGGTTTGCTTTTCTCTTGTTTGCGATAATCTATATAATAAGCCAGACCACCAACAACCAATGCTAAAGAAAGAAATGAGAAGTGTGGCATACCAGGAACTATCCCCATTATAGTCAATACCAGCGCCGCCACATACAAAGCCTTAGAGGAAGCAAACATCTGACTAAAGACCTGATCCCCCATGTCACCCGTTTCATTGACACGAGTCACCATTACCGCCGCCGCTGTAGAAAGCATCAATGATGGTAATTGAGCTACCAAGCCATCACCAATTGTCAGTAAGGAATAAAGCTCAACCGCTTCTGAGAAGCTCAATCCATGCTGAGACATACCAATGGCAAGCCCACCAATGATATTGATACCCAATATCATTAGCCCTGCAATCGCATCTCCCTTTACGAACTTACTGGCACCATCCATAGAGCCATAAAACTCGGCTTCAGAAGCAATTTCTTTACGCCGTTTAGTCGCCTCATCGGGATCTATCATCCCCGCATTCAAGTCCGCATCAATTGCCATTTGCTTGCCGGGCATAGCATCCAAAACAAAACGAGCACTTACCTCAGATATACGACCAGCCCCTTTAGTTACCACAGCAAAATTAATGATCATTAAAATAGCAAAGACAACAAAACCAACAACATAATTCCCCCCAATAACCACCTCACCAAAGGCCTCAATCACCTTACCCGCCGCATCCCCACCTTCGTGACCATACAGCAGAACCACACGTGTAGAAGCCACATTAAGAGCAAGCCTCATTAAAGTAGAAACCAATAGAACGGTTGGAAACACAGCAAAATCAAGTGGTCGCATTGAATAAATGGCCACTAAAAGGACAACGATGGCCAACGCTATATTAAAGGTAAATAACACATCAAGTAAAAAAGCCGGAATAGGCAGTATCATCATTGCCAATAAAGACAACAACAAGAAAGGGACGCCTAAATGCCCTGTAACAACCGACCTAACTCGACCTAACACTTGATTTCTATCTATTTCCACTTAAAGCAATACCTTATAATCAATAGCATTTTTAACCACCCCACTTAAGATCTTCAGGAACATCCAACGGAGGTAATGGGCCAGGATCACTTGCCGCAAAGTTCTTCGCTTGCTTAAGTTGATACACATAAGCCAATAATTGAGCTACGGTTTTAAATAGCCCTTCAGGTATTTCATCACCTATCTCAGTATGATGATAAATGGCTCGAGCCAAGACTGGCGATTGTATCACAGGGATTTCATAGAAGTTTCCTACTTCCCT includes:
- the flhF gene encoding flagellar biosynthesis protein FlhF produces the protein MQIRRFRAPDMRQAIRKVRDAVGPDAVILSNQRLPSGEIEIVAALDYDGSLPTSLSAAPEDSRHKNTQRPSYKDAELPRKKPLHEDEASLTYKQRIESARQRSNDETTFIDKEIRLSPIESGNDEPKIEESLSITNSVKEQQFKEMEQELREVKALLQNQKNIQTQQGQLDQQRKLDVKEAVNPELLKVRDKLKGLGISENVISRLLDDIDLLGREDDWNRVLAHLADHIPTRVKTSELLGCIAFMGPTGVGKTTTIGKIAAQHVLKYGNSSVVLVTTDTYRIAAHEQLRTFGRILGVPVVVVNEYSDLNDVLDKYADYSLVLVDTAGMNPRDRNLERQLLMINRARPNLKKLLVLPCTSQRQVLKTVVDVYSKVRLDGCVLSKLDESASLGEAISVIVEENLPVVYVADGQRIPDDIQPARSHNLVSRAVYVAEQYSHLYSSLKYGS
- the flhA gene encoding flagellar biosynthesis protein FlhA gives rise to the protein MDRNQVLGRVRSVVTGHLGVPFLLLSLLAMMILPIPAFLLDVLFTFNIALAIVVLLVAIYSMRPLDFAVFPTVLLVSTLMRLALNVASTRVVLLYGHEGGDAAGKVIEAFGEVVIGGNYVVGFVVFAILMIINFAVVTKGAGRISEVSARFVLDAMPGKQMAIDADLNAGMIDPDEATKRRKEIASEAEFYGSMDGASKFVKGDAIAGLMILGINIIGGLAIGMSQHGLSFSEAVELYSLLTIGDGLVAQLPSLMLSTAAAVMVTRVNETGDMGDQVFSQMFASSKALYVAALVLTIMGIVPGMPHFSFLSLALVVGGLAYYIDYRKQEKSKPKTGVKPAQSKSGEAPAPTEATKDLSWEDVAPVDMLGLEVGYRLIPLVDKTQGGELLSRIKGVRRKLSQDLGFLVPSVHIRDNLDLMPNAYRVTLMGVSLAEAEVHPDKDLAIDPGQVFGKLDGIPGKDPSFGLDAVWIDTKKRDQAQTFGYTVVDVSTVVATHINQIMHKHSYELIGHDEVQQLLGLLKQHNPKLAEELVPNTIPVSVLLKVLQNLLVEGVPLRDMRTIAESIMGVQPKTMDPMILTSAVRMSLSRLIIQTLADGVDEVPVLTLEPQLEKMLMQTVQQSQQAGVKNEEALILEPSMAEQLQTSLRQSAEQQEAMGNTPILIVSAPIRPMLARFMRYGSIGMAVLSYQEVPDHKRITVVGVIGQ